The genomic stretch CTTTATTAAAATTTTTATATAACAATTCATCAGTAAGTATATATAAATTCTCATCACCTATAATTTCTTTGCACATCTTTATTGACTCAGCATAATACCCATAATCTATTATTTCTTGTGCCTTTTCGCCTAACTCAGCTATTCTGTCTTGTTTGACAAGATCAACAATATCGTTTAAAGGCATTACAGGAATTAAACCAACCTGCATGTACCAAAGTGCAGCAGAAAAAAACGATCAACAGGATTCCTTAAGATAACAATGGCTTTAATTTTATGATTATATTTTTTAAACGCTCTATGCAAATCCTTCTAGGAAAGTAGTCAGGACATTTTATTCCATTAATTTTATTCCTACTGAATTGAGAAATAAACCTTGATTTATTCTTCTTAAATTCATGATAATTACAATCATCAAACCAATTAGACTCCATCTTTGGCATATATATATTATTGTGTCTGCGCAAAAAGTTATGTATTGACGAGGTCGCAGCCTTCTGAACACCTATAATTGCAAAATCAATACGTGCCATGATTCATTGATCTCCAGCTAATAACATAAAAGTAAAAAATTGAAAAAATCAACCAAGGTAAAAAAGTCTGACCTATTAAGGTGCTATAGGTTGTATTCATTAAATAATAATTAGCGCACAAACCTAAATATAAATTTTTTAATCCAAAAGGGATCTCATCATATCTAGCGTACAATTTTATCATCGCCTTGAAATTAATTAATGAAAAAATTATAAAACCTATAATACCTAACTGCAACCATAGCTCTATAAAACCATTATGCGACTGTGAAGCGTTCCACATGTTATTCTCATCATTTAATACTCTAAGAAACAGACCTTCGTCAGGCCAAAAAGCATCAATTCCAGCTCCAGCTAGAGGGTCTTTCATACCTTGAAAATATAAATAATCCCATAAATATTGTCGAATCATAAAAGTATTTCTTTCAATATTCCTTCCTAGGAATTTTAAAACAACTTCAATAGCAACAGAGAAACGACTACTAAAAAAATACAAGAATGCAGAAATCACATAAAGTATAGTGATTAATGTAAAATATATTTTTTTTCCGAAACGGAAAAAATGATTTATACTCATCACTAGGATAGCAAAAAAGGTACTGAGCAACATTGTTCCTGACAAGGAAAAATATAAGCAAACTAATGCTCCTCCCGCCCCCACGATATAAACGATCCTTCTTTTATGAAAAAACAAAAAAAACAAACATATCAAAGAAGTAGAAGCGCACCGTCCTAATTGATTTTTATGAATATAAATACCATTCCAACCTGCACCAGATGTAGAGCCATCAAGCATGAGTCCCATTGCAGGCTTGAAATAAACCACCAGTAAGCTTAAAATTATCCCAATCAATAAGCCAAAGTTAATTATTTTTGCTGCTTCTATATATTTGTATTGAAGTACAATTGAGCAGGAAAATATATATGAAAAAAAAATTACAGCACTAGCTGTAATGGAAGACGGCTTATTTTTCGACCATAAAATGGAGAAAATAATATATAAAACGAACATAAAATATATTTTATCACGACTAATAATGGATACAACCCTTCCTGGTTTAAGAAGAACTATACTCATTGGAAAAATAGTAAATATAATCCCGATTAATTTCCATATTTCTTCACTAAAAAAATATTATAAATGTCCGATGGTGAACTCATTAAAAAAATAGCAAACGCAAGAAATATAAATAATACTTTCTTTCTATCAATAGTGTTTGATTTCATATTTTCCAGTTAAAGATATTTCAATTTTATTAATTCATACCTTAATACATTATTTATGTAGGCTTCCTGTTCATACGTGAGATGTTTTTTCCACTCATTAATTTTACCTGATCGAAACGTATTTGCCTCACTATCAAAGGAACGATGAACAATATACTGTATATCTTCATCAGAGATGAAGATATCTAAATACCTTGCAATACCTGCAATTGCATCGAATTGCTTTTCCCTCTCCCCGCCGCCTTTCTCGCCAATTAGCGACTCAAAACTAACTAAATGAACCCCTTCAGTTATCCATTTACAAAAAGATCTATAATAGTCTTCAACTGGTGAAATCCCTAGAAATTGACCTGTTCCCAACCCTTCTAAACCGAGAATGATATCCCACAATCCATCAACCTTGTTCTTATTAACTATTCTATCATGCAGCCTATTGGTTCCTCTATTGATAGCGTGAAAATATTGAGATACTACAATACTTCTTGGGTCACGAACGAGCAAAATATGTTTATAACCAAGCTCGTTAAGGGTCCTACAATCTTGCTTTGCAAATGGCATGTGAGTGCCAACAAAATATTTCCTATTTAAAAGGGACAATATTCTTTTCTTTTCTGTCAAATTTACTTTATATTTACCATAGGATATATGACTATAAAAAAAACCTGAATTCTGAATTCCTGGTAATGATGATACAATCCGCTCTAGAAGATGTGTCCCTGATTTCGGCATGCTATTAAGCAAAAGACCTCCCTTCTTGTCAGTAACACAACATCTAGATAAACTAATAAATTTATTACAGTAATTTATTAAAGTTTGTTTCTTACTAAAGTTCCCTTTTAAAAAAAAATCTATATATTCCCTCATTCTCATAGTCAGTGCTGTCTGGTAGTGGGCTCACGGCAAACGCATGACTTTTAGAGTCCTGCCCTGCCTAGTACCTTGCCCAAAAAAACGTTTAACACCAATCTTAAACTGAAAAAGGGAACACAACGGTAGTTGTATTCCTCTGACGACAGGCCGAACGGTATGTCCTCTTCTCTTTTCAAACCACTTCTTAAGTAGGTGTGCATAAATAACTTAACATTTCCCAACAGGAAGCCCCTGTAACTTCGTGCTTCACGATTTAGGCTACCAACTTAAGCCGGGACAGAAAGTAAATTCAAAGAGTTACTCTTAACATGTTTTCTCGGCTTACGAGGCAGGGGCAACTCGCCCATTTGGTGCAGCAACCATTCAAATAAGTCTGGTGGCTTTTCACCAAACAATCGTTGTGCTGCGGTGCTACCATCTGAGCGTGTTATGAAATAATTGTGCATAACGGTAAGCGCTTTGAGACGCTTTGGACTTAAGCCTCTATGATTATGATGAATTTGTGACAAAAAACCGTTGCGTCCTTCGACAGCTGAAGACGCTCAATGAAATTTTCCCACCATTTCCTGAGCCCAATTTTGCCAAAAGAGAATCTCATCCTCGCTGAATGTTCCGGTCAAGGCATGCGTGTGAAAGACGACCAAGGCTTTTTCCCATGCTTTTTCTTGTTCCTTTCGAAGGGTTGGGTTCTTGTTTTTTTCCTGATTGCGCCAGTACACCGTAGGCAAAAGATAGTACATTGCTCAGTTCAGCATTTCCTTGCTCCTCTCGCCCTGCTCTATCAGGTTGGTGAGTACATACAACCACCAAAAATCGGGTTTAGCTTGCCACCGAATGAGAGAGTGAAACCTTCAAGGGTGAGCTGTCTATCACTGGTGTACCTGATCATGTGCATGCCTTATGAGGGGGTGGTCGTTAAAAGCATGCATATTTTACTCTATTTTCTAATAAATTTCATTTTAAATCAACACATTGACCCTTTTCAAGGAGAGTCTAATTACAGCCGCTAAAATACGCCTGTTTTTGTCCAACGAGGTGGCCTGGAGTTGACGATGTCTGCTGGGTCTGCCAGTTGATGAACTCAAGCAGAGCACATCAACAAGAGGGCTTCGTTCTTCTTCTGAAATGAGCGAAAATTTAGGCTTGGTTGAAGTCACGGGCTACATCTTACAGCTTTTTTACAATATTGCCTGTGCTTTTTGAGAAGTAACGAAAATTTTATAATTTTCTATACAGTCAAACAATTGTTATATTGAGTATCTTTTTAACATAGAATACCAAAATAACATTCTGAAAAACCATTATTAATGATGAAGATATAGCGGCACCGATAATTCCATAGTTCGATATAAAAAAAGCACCTAATACAAAAGCTAAAATTGTACAAATAACTAGATGATTCCGTAATACCCTTTCGTTCCCTGTCATATTGAGCAGTTGCGCCGATGCGCCAGTTGATACATTAATAAATTGCCCAATTGCTAACAGTAGCAAGATATTTTTACCAACCTTAAACTCCTCTCCAAAAAAAGAAAGAATAAATTCAGGAAAAATCATAAATAAGAGCAAAATGGGAAAAGCAAACAATATCATTAACTGTGTAGATTTTCGAACAAGTGAAGCCAGTACTTCCATATCGCCCTGTTGGTAGAGAGCCGCAAATTTAGGTACCGCAATACTACCTACCGCTGTAAGAACAAAGCTGATCAGCATAGCTGCACGATTAGCAGCACTATAAATACCAGCATTTTTACTTGGCTCCCATATCCCTATAAAAAGCATCGGAAACCAATTAATGATCATATTCATGATCACAATACCAAACATAGGGATACTAGTTACAAAAATTTCTTTATTTTTAATATAGGGCAGAAATTGATTAAGTGAGCAGGTTGCTTTTTCCCAAAACCACCTCCCTATGAGCAAAGTTACAATTGTTGCGAATAAATATCCCCAGGCAGCACCGTTCAGTCCATAGGTTGGAACAAAACTGATAGCGAACAAACATGTTAGCAGCGGTATATATACACTCAGCAGTGAAATTGATGCGGCTGTCTTCAGTAAACCTTGCAAGGCATGGGCATGAAGGGTAAGAAGGGCAAGGGGAACAACTGCTAGGGCCATAATCGCGAGAGGTTGAGTCAGTTCCGGTTTTACAAAAACAACCCTACCCAGCCATGGTGATAACAAATAAAGAAATATTGACAAAATAACTCCCGCAAGCAAAGTATAAAGCATGCCTTTGCGATAAATGCCAAGTACTTTTCCCGGTTGCTCTATAGCAACATTGGAGGCGATTAATTTGGTTAATGCACTTTCCATCCCAATTCTACTTATTGCTGCAGTAATCAGGACAATGGTAAAAGCTATAAAAAATATACCAAACTCCTTTGTACCCAGTAGCCGAGCCAAAACAACATGCATGCTAAACGTCAAACCAGCAGCTAAAATTTTGAGTACAGATGCAACTGCTGCCCCCCGGAGTAACTCCTGTATATGATCATCAAAACGACTCATAATTTTGTTAATGAGACAGGGCAATCTCTTTTTTAGGTTATTAATGTTACTCCTCCTTATTCAATAAGAGAACCCAAGTACATTTGCATCGTTAAACCGACGATTAAAGGAGTTTCAGTCTCAACCTCGCACCCTGGGCGATAACTAACTAATCTAATGTACTTCCCCCTTCATTTCGTGTTTTTTCTAAGGGGCACCAACCTTATAAAGAGTAACAGGAACCGCCCCTGGCAACTTCACAGCTCCTCCCACGTCTTTCTGCTTATCAATGAGGAGGTACCAAAGACGGGGGTTGTGCGCTGTTCCCAGCCGCCCTGCGTGCCCTTGAGGTTTAAATGCCGGATTAATGTTTGCAAGCAGAAAATCCCTGCTATTCTTGATGTTAAATAAAGGCCACCCAGCACGTGGCATACTATTTCCCCCATACCCAAACAAACGAATATTCTGACTATTCTCAATTAACATCAGTGTATAATCCCCTTCCCCTTTCACACCAAAAAAATCAACGTTTCGAGCCTTAACTAGATCGATCATGTTAACCCCATTACTGTGCTCGGTATTAATCGCATAGAATGACATTTTTTCGTGTGTACTGCGTATGAGAATACGCCGAAAATCAGGCCCCTGAGCATGTGGAGCGCTGTGGTAGAGGTTCAGAGTGTACCACAGCCCTCCACCGTGACCTGTTACAAGGATTTGTGGTTCACAGGCTACAGGAGAGAATGGGGTCCACCCGGTTTGGACAGGTCGAATATCACGGACAATAGAGCGCCGACCAGCTCGCCACCGCAAGGCATAGGCAGCAGGGAATCTAACAGGTACAGAGATGCCAATAAATGCTAGCACTGTCTCGGCTTGGGCATCATCAACCGTATCTATCAGAGGCCGTGCATAGTCAGGATCAGCCCAAGCATCTGCATTATCGTGGAGACCAATTATCGACAATGCGGAATTGACGCCGATAAACTTTGTCTTAGGTCCTAGATGAAGAGGAGAGGAAATCCGAAAGTCACCTTTCGGGAGAAACACGATTTCATTTTCATCAATTGCATGCTGCAGCGCTGCTGTGTCGTCGGTTTTACCATCGCCAGCAGCATGGTAGGGAGCATCGCGAACGTTGACCGAACCAGCTGACAAATACGACGGGAAAGGATGTGGCCAAGTATGCCGATCGGAAAAATTTAGAGTTGGCTCTGTCGCCTCATAATCCACGATTGTTATTGGGCTTTGAGTAGGTAAATGCTCTATAAATAAAGTATCTCTTTGTGTTCCGATATCCCAATCATTGATAGATTTTCTTTTGGTAGTTGCGGCGTACTCGCTAACATGCACCCAGCCATCAATATTACCAGCAACTTTTGGATTACCTCGCACATCCACAGCCGTTTTCGCATTTTTAATCCACACATTATTGAGTACCAATGATTTGTCAGCTCTGATTGCTGTATCAGGCTTATTGAGAATGAGTGTGGCATCAACCAAGCATAACGCACCATCACCGACATTCGTTTTGGTGGGTCCTTGTGATTTTATGCCACTTCCTTCAATATTGGCTCCAACAATAGTCATTGGCCCATTACTGTGGCAAATAATAGCGGCTTTATACTGACCTTTCAAAGTAAGATTAGAAAAAACAGGGGCTGGTTGTGTAGTACGCCTTGGTAAGTAGAGTCCGTATCGGCCACCTATGACAGTAAGCCCATGCGAGCCACCACCAGAGCCCGGCGCACCATATATCCCGGAAAAACCGTCACGTGCAAAAATTTTAACGTCCTCAATAACCGATCCCTGTGCGCTTTGATGCTCAATACCAACAGCCCCGAAATTTTCCTGACCAAGGTCAATATCAATATCGCGAATAGTCTGATAAAAATTAATATTAGGCTGTGATTTAGTTGGATCATTATAAGCTGAGTAGGGAGAATCCGTGAGTGATCTAGCCCAAAAACGAATCACTGGCTTGGGATAATTACGGTCGCCGAATCCAACTGCTTTATTCTTAAGCACTAACTTTGCACGTTGACCAAAACGTGGTCCTTCAATCGAGCAATGATGCTGAAATGGGGCGTCTTTCACAACCCCTTGAACACCTACTAATGTGTCAGAAATTAGATAATCTCCAGCAGGTAGATAAGTCACAAGTCTGGCATCACGCGCGTCCCGAATAGCTCGTTGGATAGCAATCGTCGAATCTTGGTAACCGCTCGGATCAGCCTCATAAGGAGGCTTAGTTACATCCAATATTCCAAGAGATAGCATTTTTACTTCCTTATATTCTTTAGACACCCGTTGCTCTATACCCTTAAGATCAGCACTACTCCGAATTGGTTTATCTTGCTCATTTTTTTCCCTGTTTACTTCTGAAGAAGAAATCATATAGGGTAGTAGCATGATAATAATATATATAGAGAATATATATCTCATTGACAATGGTTCAGTATATTTTCTTGCACAGGAAGGCCTTAAAGGTTAAGTATTTAAAATTATACAGATTCCAGAAGCCCGCCCTGTCGAGACAAGCTGCTGAAATTATTTATCTAAAAATTAATTACCGAACCATTGATTAATTGGTTAATATTTATTTCGGGCTACCAACTTAATCCGGGACAGAAAGTAAATCTGACTGTTACAGATTTAGGGGAGGGGGACAGCCAGCTCTATAACCCCTTAAATGTCAAACATGAAAAATCAGTGCGTTATCTTCAGCCAGTCTGGTTTATTGGTTTACTGAACCTCTCAACCTTTGATCTCAAACAGTTGATTTAGAGACATTCTGTGAGGGTCCCCTAAATCCGTAACAGTCAGGAAAATTATCTTGGAGGACACTTATAAAGTCAAGATGAACGGGGCGCACGTATTATTTACAAGATCGGTTAACTTTCAAGAGTTATTGATCAAGTCATGCTTTTGCCGTGTGAATATCTATGGGCAGTTTTTGCGGCTTGGCAGATTACACCTTAAAATCATGTTGCATTGCTCCGCTCAGCATGTCCCAGTACAAACACAACGTCATCTCCCATGAAAGCTAACAACCTCTCTAACGGTCTTCAGAAGAATCTTACTATCCAACATCAAAGACCATTGATCAATATATTCTAAATCCAAACGCATCCAACGCTCAAAATTAATATTGTTGCGCCCATTAACCTGCCAGGTGCAGGTTAATCCCGGCTTCATTGACAATCGACGACGTTGCCACGGCTCGTATTTTTTCACTTCCTCGGGCAGAGGTGGGCGCGGACCAACCAAACTCATATGCCCCATAACAACATTGAGTAACTGAGGCAGCTCGTCCAAGCTAGTCTTACGAAGAAATTTTCCAAAAGAAGTAATACGAGGATCATGGGTAATCTTGAAAACCGGGCCATCAGCCTCGTTATCTTCCTGTAAATCCCTTTTCATTTTTTCCGCATCTTTGACCATCGTACGAAACTTGATCAGGGGAAAGGTACGTCCGTACAACCCGCAACGCTGTTGAACAAAAAAAGCGGGCCCCTCAGAGGTGGCTTTTATCAAGAGAATAAGAACGAGGAATATCGGAGCAAGAAGAACAACACCTATTCCTGCAAAGGAATAATCTATAATATCCTTAATAATCAAGGCATTTTTTCGCTGGGATATTGTTGATAAGGATAAAGTAGGGTGACCAAAAAAATCCTGTATGGAGATAGATGCTATCTCAGGTTGATACATAATTTTTTCCAGTTGAAAATCGGGTACGATATGAACATTCACCCCTAAATGTTCTGCAAAACGAATAAGACTATCAATATCCTCTATTTTGTCTATATCAGCAGCAAAAATAATTTCATCGACAATATCCTCAGTCAGGATGATAGGCAAGGTACTGACCGAACCGAGAAGTCTGATCTCGCCAGAGAGATGTTTTTTTCCTTCTCGTTCATTATCATTATCCGTCGTCAAACAGCCGATAATTCGATACCCTGACCCCTTATGATTTCGGATTGCCTCAATGATCCGTTCCGCCCGCTGTCCAGCTCCGACAATAAGGAGATTGCGCGTATTATAACTCCGAGAACGGTAATATCGAAGAATATAATAAATAACCCCTTTACTCAGGAAGAGAAAAAAAGTCAGAAAGATAATAAAGAGCGCTAGTAGCATTCTGCTTACATTATGCTCGTGCAGCAGATAAAGCAGAATAATTGTACCGAACAGGATACTGACAACGGCCCTGATGACTCTCATGTATATCTGCAAGAGACTTTGAGTTCGATACGGTCGGTAGCACCCGGTTACAGAAAATGAAAAGAGAGCGATAATTATAGCAATCAACAGGACGAGATAGTAATTCGGCTCTGTTGAAAGGCCTTGCCCTGCAAAAAAAACAAAGCTTCTTTTCGTATGATAAGCCGCAACAAAAGCAAGGACCACCCAAAAAATATCCATAATCATGTGGATACGGGCTAACAATTTACTGTGTTCTCGCAACATATACTTTCAGCACTCAACCAATACCGCCAGCTGTATCCAAGCTGCGATAAAAAAGAAAAACAAGGCGTTATTTATACTCATTGACTACTTCTGTTTTTCTGGGTTTTCCACAACAAATAAATGTACAAACACCACAACCGATACCCATGATCACGATGGCCCTGCCGGTGCTGCTGTAAAAGCTGAAGGACCTGCGGAACATTCAGCAAGGTTTGCTCCTGACCAAGCAGTTGCTCTAGTTCATTTCCCAGTTCGTTTCTGAACCAATCATGGATAGGTACCCCGAAGCCCTGCTTCCGTCTGTTCCATATATTATCCGGTAATATATCAGAAAACGATCTTCGTAACATCTTTTTTCCTGTAGCCCCTGATCGGTGCCAGCTTCGGGGAAAAGAAAAAGCAAGCTCCACAACATCACGATCAAGAAACGGGGCTCTGCTCTCCAAGGAATTACCCATAGATGCGCGGTCAACCTTCACCAAAATATCCTGGGGAAGATAAATAAGAGCATCAGCAAACATCATCCGCTGGATATCATCAAGATTGCATTCCTCGGGGATGTTCGGTGGGGCATGCCCCCTGCCCTGCAATTCGGGAAACAACGCATTATAATCGTTACCGGCATAAAGGACCGGAGCAAAATAAGGGGTTTCCTCCTCAATCCGATTCAAGATATCCTGAAAAAGATGCGCTTTTTTTATAAGCGAATGGCTATGATGAGCCATAGGCTCCGGGATTGCCCGGATAATCTTTTCCGCACCAAGGCGAAGCGGTTTGGGCAGCCGGGTATACCAGCGAAGAATGGACCTAGCCTGATAGCGTTGATAGCCGCTGAACAGCTCGTCGCCGCCGTCGCCGGACAATGCCACCTTAACCTTTGATGCGGCAAGCTGTGACACCATTGCTGTAGGCAAAAGCGATGAGTCGGAAAAAGGCTGACCGATATTATTCAGGATCAATCCTGTCAGATATTCCCGATCCCATGAGTCCAACACCTTGACATAATGATCCGTGTTCTGTTGAACAGCGATCTGTTCAGCAAACTTACGCTCGTCATAAGAACGTTCGTGAAAACCGATAGTGAAGGTCTTCGGATGCACGCCCAGCTCGGCAGCCATGATCGAAACCACCAGGGAAGAATCAACGCCTCCGGAAAGAAAGGCCCCGACCTCGACATCGGCAACCATGCGGCGTTCAACGGCCCGTATAAATGTGCTGCGCAATTCAGCAGCGGCATCTTCCCGACTTCCGGCATAAGAACGTATCTGTAAGGACCAATAGGACTCTTCTCGGCAGGATGCTCCGGGTGACCAATGAAGAAGATGTCCGGGCAGAACCTCATGCACCCCCTGATATGCTGTTGTTCCTGGAAGGTAGTAGCCGTGGCGAAGAAAATCAGCGGTAGAATCCAAATCCTCCTCCCATGCTCCGGCTACCAGCCTACTCAGAGCCGGAAGTTCCGAAGCGCAGAGCAAAAAAGAACCTGCTGCTTGGTAATAAAGCGGCTTTTTCCCCATCCGATCCCGACAGAGAAGGAGCTTTCTTTCCTGATTATCCCAGAGCGCAAAGGCCCACATCCCCTCCATTTTGTCGAGGAAAGAGATCCCCTGAGTGATCAGGCCAGCAAGCAGAACCTCGGTGTCACCTTTGGTCTGAAATTGCCACCTCCCCTCTAACAGCGGGCGAAGCTCCTTGTAATTATATATTTCACCGTTATAGCTGAGAACAAAACGCCCGTCAGGACTCTGCATGGGCTGGAGACTGCCAGCCTGATCGATGATCGAAAGGCGGCGATGGCCGATACTGACGTCCCTACCCTGCCAGATTCCTTTATCATCAGGACCGCGATGCTGCATAGCGGTCAAAGCACGGCTCATCTTTATCCGAAGTTCTTCATCGGTTAGATGCTCATTATAAAGCAGGGCAACGCCGCACATAGCCTATATTTTTTCCTTCGGGGCTGTAATCATCTTATTAATGCCGATCGACCTTTCAAGTAACCTACTGATTCTCTTCTATAAACTGACAAACCTCTGAGCTGAGCCCTAGGGATCGACCGAACTCGTCAAACCATTCCCGCTCACTCTCTGTATCAATGAGCACTGCCGAGGCAGCAACGGCGTACATGGCCTGTCCCAGTCGAATATCTTCAACCCCCTGAGTCAGTTCAGCAATGGTACGGGGGTGATGCAGCTCTTCCAAAAGGAACATTTTTTCTTCCTGGGCAAGATCCACAGCACGCAGGCGATCAAGAATTGCCTTTTCTTCTTCGTTATCAAGCATACCGTCCGCATGGGCAGCTCCGACCATGACCTGAATCAGGCGGCGGGCAACGTCCTGCTCGTTAAGCACTGTTCTCAATGGTTCGACAGAGGCTGTCTGCGGTGAACTCGTCGGTACTGAAGAAAGAGAGCTCATAGCCTGTTCCTGTTGCACCCCGGTTGGCGGAGGCGGGGGCGGAGGAGCAGAGGCAGGCTGTACTGGCGCTGCCTGTGGGCTATACTGGGTTCCGCCCCCAACAGCTGCCTGGCGCTGCTGGGTCTGTTGACTTGTTCGGTATATTTCATAGGCCCCTACCCCCAGCCCAATGGCAGTGAGCAACCCTTTACCGGACGTCAAATTACCGGTAAGATTGCCAAGTAAGGAACTTTTTTTTGAGACATGCTGAGAAGATGTGCTTTGCCGATAGCCTCCATCTCCTCCTTTGTACTTATGCTTTTTTTTATATTTTTTATGCTTCTTTTTAAACTGGTTCCCGCCGGAACCGGTGACCTCATGCAGCAGTTTCCCCAACAATTTTTCAACGTCCATAGACTCTCCTGAAAAAAATAAATATCCCACCCCTGCCTATGATGAACAAAAACAATCTCCAATACCTTCTTGATAGAATCAGCCTATTGTACCTTTTGCGTCGTTGGAAGCAAGAAGAATTCGACCATTCGCTCAGAGAATCGCTCAGGTACCAAGGAGTATTACCTCTATATCTTCAATCCGTTGTAAAACCTGAGAGTTGCTAATTCTCATTTTTCCTTTTTCCACCCTTAACTCATGAAAGTTGACAAGAAAAAATCCCGCCCCAGTGCGAATTATGAAAAAACCAGCTTGCAGGAACCCGTTTTTTTGCTACACTAAAAAATTCGTCGCAAATAAAGGCGACCATAAAAACATCGGATAAAAAATGAAAAAAGGCAGCTCGTTGTTTACTGGTTTGAGAGACAAACTTGCTGGGGAAGAAAAAAGCCGCTTTTCCCCTCTTGCCTGCCTCAGCCAAGACAGCATTCGCAGAACAAAGGAGACCCGACAGGGGTACCGACAGCCGTTCGCCAAGGACGCCGACCGCATTCTTCATTCCAAGGCCTATACCCGCTATATTGACAAAACCCAGGTTTTTTCGCTGATCGATAATGATCACATCACGCATCGCGTGCTGCATGTACAACTGGTCTCCAGAATTGCCAGAACAGCAGGACGCTTTCTGGGATTAAATGAGGATCTTATTGAGGCGATTGCCTTGGGCCAT from Candidatus Electrothrix communis encodes the following:
- the asnB gene encoding asparagine synthase (glutamine-hydrolyzing), yielding MCGVALLYNEHLTDEELRIKMSRALTAMQHRGPDDKGIWQGRDVSIGHRRLSIIDQAGSLQPMQSPDGRFVLSYNGEIYNYKELRPLLEGRWQFQTKGDTEVLLAGLITQGISFLDKMEGMWAFALWDNQERKLLLCRDRMGKKPLYYQAAGSFLLCASELPALSRLVAGAWEEDLDSTADFLRHGYYLPGTTAYQGVHEVLPGHLLHWSPGASCREESYWSLQIRSYAGSREDAAAELRSTFIRAVERRMVADVEVGAFLSGGVDSSLVVSIMAAELGVHPKTFTIGFHERSYDERKFAEQIAVQQNTDHYVKVLDSWDREYLTGLILNNIGQPFSDSSLLPTAMVSQLAASKVKVALSGDGGDELFSGYQRYQARSILRWYTRLPKPLRLGAEKIIRAIPEPMAHHSHSLIKKAHLFQDILNRIEEETPYFAPVLYAGNDYNALFPELQGRGHAPPNIPEECNLDDIQRMMFADALIYLPQDILVKVDRASMGNSLESRAPFLDRDVVELAFSFPRSWHRSGATGKKMLRRSFSDILPDNIWNRRKQGFGVPIHDWFRNELGNELEQLLGQEQTLLNVPQVLQLLQQHRQGHRDHGYRLWCLYIYLLWKTQKNRSSQ
- a CDS encoding DUF533 domain-containing protein, which gives rise to MDVEKLLGKLLHEVTGSGGNQFKKKHKKYKKKHKYKGGDGGYRQSTSSQHVSKKSSLLGNLTGNLTSGKGLLTAIGLGVGAYEIYRTSQQTQQRQAAVGGGTQYSPQAAPVQPASAPPPPPPPTGVQQEQAMSSLSSVPTSSPQTASVEPLRTVLNEQDVARRLIQVMVGAAHADGMLDNEEEKAILDRLRAVDLAQEEKMFLLEELHHPRTIAELTQGVEDIRLGQAMYAVAASAVLIDTESEREWFDEFGRSLGLSSEVCQFIEENQ